The Telopea speciosissima isolate NSW1024214 ecotype Mountain lineage chromosome 11, Tspe_v1, whole genome shotgun sequence genome includes the window gatttgagaaaaaccccaacattagaaagttgaaaatttcaactACCACTAAAAATccagcttttgttcttgaactggggggttgacctttttatccttttggaattttattttttaaatatttttattggattcaaataggggtatttgcttatttatgaataatatcttaagtaaatgaaataacaaatataaaacatttaattaaaatatatttggcataaataagtgccagaacCTGGTTCGATACCAATTAACCCAATGCAAGGGGCCCTCCAATAAGGCGGTAGCCACCTAGGCACCTAGAAATctgcctggatgcctaggcgacgccttaaCAACTCCCATCTCCTCACAGAAAAAGGATATGTcccataaaacaaaaaaacagccATTTTCTCGATGATCACGTCATGACTTTGACTAGCTCCAAGTCACTCAACTAATATTTCAAAATTATGCAAAGGGGTAAtgaaggtcgtgcttggcgtgctggtcaagtgctcacttgttgaacgcttggtcacgggttcaagtcctggaaacagcctctctggaaacaggggtaaggctgtgtacatttgaccctccctagaccctactaaacgcgggagccttgtgcactgggtacgacctTTTTTTATGCAAAGGGGTAATCCTCCATGACTAGCAGAACATAATAACCCCCACAGGACCAAAAGGCTAGCATAAATAAACAACCAAACAGTTCCAATAAACTTAACCAATTGGAATGGATAAGGAGTTGTggtgtaatatgggtacaacgGTAGAATTGTCAATAGGGGTAATTCTGTCTTGTAACCATTCTAGAATATTCTCctctaatataaataaagatggttgtCTCATTAACCACATGTCACAATTTTCCCCAActcatcatggtatcagagtagagATCAACCAAGGGATTCCAACCCTAATTGTGCCTCTCTCTTTATCCATTCTCTTTCTCGGTTTCTACCCagcaccgccaccacctccCTTCCTCTCAGTCTCTCCCATCGTCTCCCTTTCTCCCTTCTATAGCCGCCGAGAACCAGCGCCCCCTCCACCGCCATCTCCGCTACCCTTGGTGGTGTCTTTCTAAGCCACCGAGGGcccctttgttttcttcttttctgtttgttCAGTCCACCCTTATGATTTGGAGGACTGCTTCCATCTTTTTGTGGATTTTTGGTGATTGTTTGATGGTCTAGATCTTCTCCAACAACTCGTGtggatttctttttggggtaACAATGTCGGATCTTTCTACTGCTGCATCTAGATTTGAAGGGCAAGTTCGTGATTCTAATGATGGCTTCCCTACCTTCCTTGTATGCTCTGTTTGtttggatgggagcaattattaGATGTGGTCATGATCCTGTTACCTCACCATTGACTCCCGCGGGTATCTTGGCTACGTTACTGGCACCAAAACGAAGCCTACTACTGAAGGTGTTGACCAAGAGAACTGGGGTTCTGCTAACTCCCTGGTTATGTCTTATCTTCTCAATAGTATGCAACCCCAACTTGCTCGGGGCTACCTTTTCTTAGAGAAATATCGAAGTCTATTTTCACTGGAGGTGAGTTCTTCCCACCAGGGGAGAATTGACGAGGACATACATTCAGGGTATTAGACATATCAGAGGAGACGCAGACGTATACGGTCAAACATCAATTCATCGTGGCTAGATGTCccttattaaatattaactagTGTGGTTGCATATTCTGTTTACTTATATGTAGTTTGTTTAATTTTgttgcattttatttatttggtacCAAATTGTTATCCCTTTTCTCTTTGAGCTAGAATAGGAATGATTTGTGGTTTGATGTGGATCCCGAGACCTGATTCACCATCTTTTGACTTAAAAACTTCAGGAAATCCAACTTTCTCCAATAGCCTAAACTTGGTTTACACTAATTTTCATACCTGTCCCAGTTTTCCCCACTGCCCCAACACTATGGAGATTCATCAATTGACAGCACGGAGGCACTAAGACATTCTTTGGAGTTCGGTAGCGACTTAGCACCTGATCACAACACTACAACTCCTGTGACAGCAAGGAAAATAGTGACCTATCATATATCCTTTATTCAATTTCcatgaatcctcaaaatgaatTTTCTGCACTTGAATTTGGAAATGTATATCATTTATGGCAATTGTTAGACCTAATGTTCTGCATGtatgttttgaattttgtgtcaataaccttcccaaatccaaatTCTCTTAATCTTTGGATTTGTATTAGCTTTCCCAAACCTGTCTTGCACCAGCTGGTGTGGGTGTTGGTAGACATCCCAGTTAGTTAGCAACAAGATCACATCCCCTTATTGAGATTTAAATTTTCAATCTTAAATCTAATACACCAACTGTAAGATCCCAGAATCTACTGCCAGTAACATTTTGATCGTTAACCAACTCGGACCCGATAATGGAATCTAGCAAaactctaacccaaaaaaaaaaaaaaaaaagagaaaaggctAGGCACACCGCCAGTGTACCGTAAGTGAGCGCCCACTGTATccatctctcttcccccctttgaaatgacccgcTGCCCCTCCTGTATGAAACTCCATCCCACACTCAAATTGGTGCTGCACGCTAGCTTACCGCACACCGGCGGTGTGTTTATCCCTCGCCCATAAATACATTACATTATTTTCCCAAAAAGGGCACTTCTTGGTGTAACCAAAGTGGAAAACTGAGAAGTTATAACCCTCTTTTGATCGTCCCTTTTCTTATTCCTCAAAGTTCTTTAactcaagggtaaaaaaggattttcaaaagaatttgaaagtgacatacTATTATGTCATTCTCAAGAGCTGTCATTGTCATGTGCCTTTTTTAGTACAAATatgaaatgataggattttaCCCTCATgttaaaaggacaaaaaagtaAGGGTACAACTTCTTTTTGCCAACTTTGGTTGTAACAAGATTTCCCAAAAAACGAAGTATCAAGTTTGGAAATTGAAATAGATATATTAACCtataaaatccaaaaagaatAAGGTAGGTACAATCCCCAAAAGCTACCTTTTAGCAGGACGGGATTTAAGTTGTGATTCCTTTTCAAGACCAATTTTGTCATTTAATCCCAACTTCAAATCAGGCATGCCAGACAAGAAGCACTTCATGAGGATCTTCCCAGTCACATCACAACGTAGAACATTACCTGCAACCACCAATATATTAGATACTAACAAGACTCTGTACTGTATATATCCAAAAACAAAAGTGTATTGTGGTTATGCAAGGCATGTATAAACATCTTGGAGATCCATCACATACCTTTCGAAGACATAAGAAGATTGACACTTTCCACAATATCCAGAAATACCTGTGACAAAAGTCACACAACGAGGGTTAAAATTCAGCACATTCACCTTCCCATACTAGAGTTTTAACTCTTAacatagaaaaagaaagaaaaattaaatcaCCTCATTCTTCTTATAAACTAGGCCTTCCCTTCGCCAGCCTACAGCACCTGTAACTTGTAGAGTAGCATTAGGAACTGGTTTATCTGCAGGCTGCCAATTTTTGACATAGCAAAAGTAAATGATTAGAGAACCTTCAACATACATAcgaatatataaataaataaatgcattACAGCATGCAAGGAAGTATACTTATGCATGCACGTAATAACACAAGAATGCTAAAACAGGCACATCCCTGTAATATGTAGGGATTTAATGCTAGCCTGCTTATGCAAGACAGGTCATTCATCATTATACCAATCAACTATGTAAGTGAGAATTTAGGCCTAGAAGACCATCTATAGACACCATGAATCTGGAAGATTATATCTCTCAAATCTAACCTTGGATGAGAATGGTGAGCGGACTCCTTCCTGAGTGATGTAAAGCTTCAAAATTTCCGGAGACAGATTTTGAGGATAACCGAAGTCCATTATTTCTGCATATTGGAAAAGGAGTCACTAGTTCGTTTAAATGACCCtaattccaacaaaaaaaaaaatacaaaggcGAAAGTATTGCTGGCCTTCCATTTCAAGCATAATGATTAGGAAAGCACAAAATGCCACAGAAGGAAACAAAGCAAACAGAGAGCTCATGAGAAGATTTCCACCAAACACTGCAGAAAATAAGACATTCAAAAAGTCCCAACGAGTAAAAGTGCTAAGTAGCCTTGGCAGAATAAATGAAATCAACATATGAGGACAAAACAACATCATATACTCGGACCATGAGCGATACAGTTAATATGTCCCTTGGACATAAAATTATTTAGGCTTGATCTACTGATGCATTTTCTATTCTATCATAAAGAGAAACCCAAAAATTTTGTTTAATAGTACAACAGGCTTTCAATGAGATTTTAAGTATCAGTACATATTATATTAGCCGATACATATCGGTGGGTATCAATacgatacttttttttttttttaaatgtatcagCCGATACGGGTCAATACAATCTGATATGGTCTGATACTGGACCAATATGGTACGGTAAGGTACAGTCCGATACAGGTAATATACACTTGATACACCCTCCTTTAAACTTGCAAAACAGAAACGTGAGTGAGATACGAAACTGAGAGCAACCGAAGGCCTTAAAAACttgttttttctcttcattATGAGTCGGAGAACATCATCTaacataatttttaaaaaaaaaaaaaaaaaaccctgatctTCACCATTTCAACAGGTTTTGGGGACTTACAGACTTTACAGTGCTCAAATCACAGATCAAAACAGATTTGGGCAAAAAAGTGATAAACAGGTAAAGTTGCATAGCTTAAAATCACTCATCCGATATGTACCCGATatcgatacttaaatccttacTTTCAACAGATCTAATATCACTGGGAAAATTATGCAAGTGACCAAAATAAAGTGGATTATAACTGAAAGTGAGTTTCTGAATGAACACAATTGTTGCTGATAACAAACTCCCTTTTATGATACGAGGGTCCAACAAAATCATGGATCTTCTCACAAGTTCCTGAACATTTCATTTACCTCCCTTGGGTCTTCTAGAACACCATTGACTCCCTTCAACTTTATTAATTAAGACGTTAGTATCACTCAGCTCCCCCACATCAGATAACCATATAGTCATACAACAAATGGAGGGTGACATTTAAAATTTACCCATACATGTAATCTGTAGAAAAAGCATTGCCTCTTCCACCACCAGTTCCTGTATGGCCCATTTGTTTGTTGGGGTTTTGATGGGGTGGGAAAGTTGTCATACTTTCCCCAAAACATGGTGATTTGTATACAATTGAAGGTGTGGGGTGGGAAACTTGGGAGACAGCTTCAGAATGTCAGGGTTGCATGTCGGTGCACTGTTCTTTCCAGCCCATCTCTCTCAAAGTCCCATCCATTTGGTGGGACTCTTGCGGAAACTTGAGGGAAGTAATGGCCATAAAATTTTCTGGGAGGGCAGTGGTGGAAGGTGTGGTGGTCGCAGCAGTGAGGACGCAGAATACCATGAACAATACCAGAGTTATGGCGTTGGACGAGAAGATTTTTTGGAAGGGCAAGAGGGGTTCTTCCTCACTGCAAAACCGAAGACGTAGCGATTTTGCAGATAAGAAGATTTTTTGGTTGAGCAAGAGGGGTTCTTCCAGTGGCTTTGGAGCATCTCTGTCAGCGCCTACAGATGTAGCTCGGGTAGTACTGTCATCGGCATaggtttacttattaattattgtCCTTTTCGCTTCGATAGTTCCATTTCCTTTGGCTCTGCATCCAGTTTTCTGCTTTTTGAAGCTTCAAATCCACcgggatctctctccctctctttcctaaGTTTCCCACCCCATACTCCCCTGCAAACAAATGGGCCAGGGCCGTAAAGAATAGGTAGAACAGGTTTTCTCTTAATCCAACCTTCCACTTGCAATTATCAATATCTTTTTGTTCCCCACACAGTTTACCAGGGAAAGTTGTCAGCTTTCTCCACAGAGTGACCATTCAAAACCCATCACTTTCAGAGAGATGATCTTACAATTTCTCATCTATTCTTCATTAACACCAAAGAAGGCAATCCAACACCAGAGTAACTTCTCGAAGTCAAATCTTTCAATAGCCACACAGGATATCCAATATAATCCAAAACATACTTTCCACTTAATTGCTTTCAATCACAATCtaatgaaataaaagagaaaatttctaACAAAATATTACAGAAAACTTCTCCAACACCCAATCAAATCATTCAACAAGAAGACAATATAAATTAAGTGGTAATTTAGCCACCAAAACCAGATAAAAACAAGGGAGAGAATGGGTCATTGCAGCGATTATGGCTAGAGTTGGATTTGTACATCTTAGCAATTTTAACCTTTAGATAATACCATGAGCAAAGCCATTATTTGAACCATTTCAATGCTTCATATGAGTACTCATGGATGCATGTTAAAGGCacatttaacaaaaaaaaaaaaaggcaagaagTTGATTCTTTGGCAATACAGGAAGTGGGCTAACATTGCAATGTTTATTAGCTTCTCATTCAGGCACATCAGtctgctttctttttttttttggaatgttGCCTATGCTTAATATATTTTTCCACCAGAGGTTTACAATTAAATGTTTAAGCTTTCAAACAAACTATATTGTTTGTGAAAACTCAATAAGTTTGCCCAATACAAGCTTACATTTGGACAATTGGACTTAGACCCCATATTATTGTATAGGATGCACCTAAGGTAGTTTTTTGACATTTTCCTTTTAGCAATGCTTTTGTTGGTAAACAATAATTAATACCTCATGTCATAACATCCATACAGAAATTCTGGCAAGGAAGGGTCAGTGGTGTAATCAGAAACCAAATCAGTTTAAAATATTTGCAATGATCTTTATACGAAGGAACCCTAAGGCttattgatgcagattcatcatcgaaatgggcttatttctttagaaataagtccagggttgggatatatatatatatatatatgttgggcctttgttcccaagggttttctatgtaataggccactttaatgagcctaaagtaggggtacataggttgcatacgggattagcccaatacttagtttatttttcatgttttaaattgaaccagttgaaccactggtccaatttaagtgaaatgttcctattggctgatagggtcttatatcctattggttacttaggaatcttcttactttaagtgttttaaattgTTTGAAGTAGTTTAATTatacctctccacgatttatgaaGAGGGAAGAGTTGTACTAGCCTTTTATTACAAAAGAttgaatcgtgggaggctcccccacagttgaatatttgaaaaaaaaaaacagatttgtTGGCTGCCaattgttgctgctactgctctttggagtgtttgccttgtggttctatcaaggaagaagggcaGGTGGATCTCCTGTGACTCTTtatgccgtgacggctgggaggttcttctgaaggtggttctatccttcaaccCTGTTCAAGCAGCTGCCAATGGacttctgctgcaacttgttcaccaatttcttcttctaatcctctaatcccccccccccaatcaatcccttttatttttgtgtttgaatTCCATttagatcttgctgcccagcTATATTTGACCATcagaatttcttcaaattcaaaccacagcctccATACTACATCCCCTCCATTTGGTCCAACTTCCAGCCCCATCCTCCCACTCCAACCCTAGTTTGCCTTGTCTctatgaaacccaaaaaaaccctaaattccagaaTTAGTACTTCCAGCCAATaaaaacctcccatatttggatcgaaccttccccTCCCTACCTGGAAAATTCGATCCCAACCCCAGccctaaaatcccattaaaaaccctagtaTTAGCCTaagttctaaaacccaaaacccgaaaccctaaccctaattttctgaaattcaattttttagttaAACATCATACAAACCTACATTAatagcttctcctagacctgcccatcagTACCCTATAAGATTCATCCATattcataaacctaaccctagatttgacctaaaactgcaattctgtcctactgaggctgcagaaccagcagccccttgaTTCATTTGTTATTAGATCCTTGATAATTGACCTCTAGTAGGATCTCtccctatctagagctacattacttATGTAGTAGTAACTAGTATTTTGAACTattctggggggggggggggcatccTATTGAAAAATTGACAGATGTGATCATAATAGGAAAGAACATTTATCAGGATTACAAAGCATTGTTCCacatggtttcaagaatcggtCAATCCTGATTGGTCTGGATCAGGATTGGCAGACTTATCAAAAGTGTTTTGTATAGTGGATAATCTGATTGGTCCACAGCGGACCAGCTGATCCATCATGGACCAGACTGGGGATTGGCTGGGATTCTTCCAACCCCAGATCTCGATCCCTTGAACCTTGTTGTCCCATATCATATTACAATCCTGATCATTTGCAATACCAAGAGCATAGCATAGTTATTACAGTATATGCATGAATAtacacaaaaatataaaatacaaaggCCATTATGAAACAAATGATGCCCATAGTGCGAAGTCAGAGATATGGATCATAATAAATACCATCCAAAAGCTCATAAATCAGAACGAAGTTATTGCGAATAGCATCTTCATCAAATGCTCCACCAAAATAAGATTTGAACAGGTTAACAGCCTGCACATAAATAATTGAAAATGGATGCATGAGCTTGTGAAATAAGTTAATGGTTTtgagaaaacaaaaggaaatttTATTACTTCTGATAACAAAAAGGAGTCCATCCTTCCTCATTTTGAAgctattaaattaaatcatgatcTAAGAACAAACCCTCTCAAAAATACAACCTCTTGGAAACAGGTTGATTTACTCATCTAAATGCCATGGCAATTTTCAAACGAGATTCTTTATCAAATTTCTGTTTTATGGATTTCTGTTAAATATTTGTTGTAAAATTTACTTGCCTGATGACCCAATTGTTAACATTCGTGCCAAGTGggtatttttcttttagtttatgttttttcttgttgAATGTCTCTTAAGAATATGTCAGACTCACTGTGAGACATTCTAGtttcaaaaacaatttttacGAAGGATTTTCTTTATGTCTAGACTGTAAAGGAAAAGAGGCAGATCCAACCAATGACAGAAATCTACTAACTCATTTTGATGGGTTTGATTGATGCACGCATGTGTTGACATTAGCTACCACAGTAATGGAGGTGATGGAAAATGACAGAGAGGTCAAATAAATGGATGTTGGTTTCTGATTTTATCAAGTGAGCAGTCTAATGAAAATGGAGAATATTCCTACTACTAAGTGGAACAAAATCCTCTGTCTGGATTCAGATCAATGTTCAATGACTACACTTGTGAAACACACTGCAATAGCAACCCTTGAGATAGATTTCCAAGTAATATGTTTTCAGAACTAAAACTGTAGCTTGCTCCCAAGGTTTATGAAGAAAGATGAAATCACTATTGGAAGCACACAAACAAGAATAGGAAGATGATTTGTACCTCAACGACAAATTTGAATGCACAAGCTACATTGGCATTGCTGCTGACAACAATCACAATGTACACATTGCTAATTCTCATGTAAAAGAAAGAGCAACCTCCAATCTGCCGTACAGGACATGTACCAAGCTCTTTTGTTTGCATTATATGCATTCGGAAGGCATCCACCATATTCCCACTAAAAGAATCATAAAATTAATACATAAATGCATGTCAGTACCCCCAGACAAAGAAGGACAATCATAATATGGAGAAAAGGATCAATCATACAATATATCAAACAACACCAGGGTAACATTAATTAATGCTGTGAACACATGCCAATTTTAACAAGCACTATACTGTGGTCAGCCTGATTCTATCTGAACCAGAAAGAAGCAACTCAAAAAAGTAATATAGAACCAAATCAGTAGATTCTATTAGGCTGACAGGCATAGTGTTGTAATATAAGGGCTGTAATGCCAATTTGGTCATATAAAATAATGAATATCTGCAGATCATTAGTTTCACCCACAGTGAGAAGTTTTTTAGTTCATGATTTATCTTACTGGAGGAGTATTAGACTACGAATAGGTGAGGCTAAAAATTCAACAAACCCACTCTTCCTCCTACACAATGGCTGTAAAATCTAAATGTTTATTTTTCCTACTTTTTAGAGCCCACATCAAAGGAGGAGGATGCATCCGTTGAGTTTTGTAGCCCTAATTGTTTGTGGTATAGCATTTCTCATCTCTCTTTTGTGAAATAGACTTGAAGGGAGAAACACAATGTACTCATGATTTATCTCTGTTTTATGAAGTAGAACTAAGAAAAGAACATAATGTGCTCTCACTCTCCTCAGCATATTATGGTTCTCGAGAATCAGAGGCAATGCTTGTAAATGAATGGAACCACTCAACACACCTAGGAACAGTGAAGGTGCTTTATTAGGGAATTCAAACCTAAGAGGTAAGACAACTATGTGATAGCTTTATCTCAGCAATTTAGCTATTTGGTAAATTTTCTGATGGAAATATTTAAGGTGTGACAGAGTAATTCTATAAAGAACCAGCAAAAAATATCTGATTAATCTTAGTCTCTGGCAACTTTTGGTTCTTTATATTTAGTGTTTTTGATATGCTTAGgccatttcaaaattttgaatcaaTTGGCAATGGTTCCGTGCCAATAAGTAAGTTTATTGTTGAGCACTTGAGCTTGTCTAAGATGTTTGTAATATAGAAGTCACAATTAACAGGGGATAAAAAGGATCTCTTTCCTTGTCTTATGAATATACACTTCCACCCATAAACTTTGTACAGGTATAGCCCACGATCTTTAGTCTCCTACTCACTTTGAATGCTGATTTCAATTGGCCTTCAATGACTATTCAGTTCCTTTCTTTCCACAAATTACAATTGATTGCGTGAGGGTGTAGTTTCAAAAAATTCCCTGTCCCTTTGACTGAAGTTCTGAGTGTTCCATATTTGGATAAACAAGGGATAGTTGATTGGGTATAACCATCTAACCCCATAAGCTATTAGTGTGTTAGCGCACAACCCCattgagaaagaagaggaaagaagcagaTTAGTTACCTACTTGGATCTCTAAGACAAAACAGACAGAGACTTGAAATGCAAGTATGCAAGCCTAGAAGTGTAAAGAGAGATTTAAATTGAGACTTAACCTCTATTCTAGCACTCCGAACGAGAGAAGGTCTAGCTCGTTAACAAACACCACTAGTGTTTAAAATCCAGCTCTGCTCGAAACCACAAATTCACTCTAACAAAAACAGATACCGGTTTTGGATAAACATTTCTGCCAGCTTAACTGAAGTCTCTCAGATGTCTTATCTTAGTAATGGAAGAATTAACACTACCACTGAAACATACGATCACAaccaaatttaaattcaaaaatGCAAATCAATAAACCACAATTCCTTCACAACAACCCATAACATCAACGATCgatgaaatgaagaaatttTATACATAAAATCGAAATACTCACCCGACATCATCGCGATAAAGGCGATTGATGAGAACATCACCGCGGAGATTCAGAAAATAGATAGCGGAAGCCGCCACAGGCATCTCCGACCCTGTGGATCACTAACTGAAGAACCTCCGATATTCAGAAACTCAAATCGAAAATCTTTGAGAAGACGAAGACGAACTGAGCTGGGATTTCGGATCTAGGGCTTACGTTTTTGGATCCGAAAGGCTTCTCAGGCCGTCCTCGCTTTGGATTTGCGACTGTGAATTGGATTGGAAAACGTCGTCGCTTAACCAAATGTAGAACTGTAAGAATTTTGCTCAATTCAAAGATAAATGTTGATCGTTCCAGGTGAAATCATTAGACTTTGAAAAGTACTACTCTTTGTCAAATCTCTTTTGGAGTTTCTTTTCCCCGGTTGAAACTGGTTGGCAAGAATGAAAAGACGAGACATGCTGCAGGTTGTGTTTTGGCTGCAATTATGTTCCATCCCAAGTAGGCCGGCCGCCGGCCTGGTCAACTTTGAGGCTCCAGCAATCTGGTTGGACCGGATAATTAGATTACTGGAGCATTTGGATTGCTAAACAAAGGATCGTCTCTGTCATGTGGAGTTAGGCCCAGGTGTAGCCCAATCCAGGTTGAGTGCAAAGAGCATACAAGATTTCATATGGTTAGGTCAGAGAGTCTCGATAAGTAATCAGGTTATAAgaatgggaaggtattagcactTCGTCTCGTCCATTTAAATTAGTCTTTCTATTAGATGTTTGAGTTCAAATATTCTCCCATAACTATGTCTTATACCAAATTTGAACACTAACTTATAATTGATCATCATGCATcaaatatataaaaagaaattaaacatGCTATTTTTATaagttttttttcaagaaaacaaaggaagcagttttctgtccgagagtg containing:
- the LOC122646486 gene encoding AP-2 complex subunit mu, which produces MPVAASAIYFLNLRGDVLINRLYRDDVGGNMVDAFRMHIMQTKELGTCPVRQIGGCSFFYMRISNVYIVIVVSSNANVACAFKFVVEAVNLFKSYFGGAFDEDAIRNNFVLIYELLDEIMDFGYPQNLSPEILKLYITQEGVRSPFSSKPADKPVPNATLQVTGAVGWRREGLVYKKNEVFLDIVESVNLLMSSKGNVLRCDVTGKILMKCFLSGMPDLKLGLNDKIGLEKESQLKSRPAKSGKTIELDDVTFHQCVNLTRFNSEKTVSFVPPDGEFELMKYRITEGVNLPFRVLPTIKELGRTRMEVNVKVKSVFGAKMFALGVVIKVPVPKQTAKTSFQVTSGRAKYNASIDCLVWKIRKFPGQTEPTMSAEVELISTMAEKKSWTRPPIQMEFQVPMFTASGLRVRFLKVWEKSGYNTVEWVRYITKAGSYEIRC